One part of the Pseudodesulfovibrio sp. S3 genome encodes these proteins:
- a CDS encoding homoserine O-acetyltransferase produces the protein MSEYTDHIDTGESVGLVRKQTFTFGESSKVLLDSGRTLGPVTLAYETCGTLNADKSNAILVCHALTGDSHVAGFYGEDDPKPGWWDLMVGPNKPIDTNKYFIICSNVIGGCMGSTGPVSRNPETNHPYGAAFPVVTIGDMVRCQRQLIDHLDIDTLLAVVGGSVGGMQVLEWSVRYPDRVRAAIPLATTTKHSAQAIAFNEVARQAIMADPKWNRGDYYESGRPEHGLAVARMVGHITYLSDESMRHKFDRRLQDRVELSFDFEADFQVESYLRYQGNKFVERFDANSFLYLTKAADYFNLENQYGEGSLVAAFSRASCRYLVVSFTSDWLYPTYQSKLMVKAMKKNGLDVSFCEIEAPWGHDAFLLPNTRLSDLLSGFLDRICTQCRIGEHDEI, from the coding sequence ATGAGCGAGTACACCGACCATATCGATACCGGCGAATCCGTCGGGTTGGTCAGGAAGCAGACCTTCACCTTCGGAGAGTCGTCCAAGGTGCTCCTGGATTCCGGGCGCACCCTGGGACCGGTCACCTTGGCCTATGAGACCTGCGGCACCCTGAATGCGGACAAGTCCAACGCCATCCTGGTCTGCCACGCCCTGACCGGCGATTCCCACGTGGCCGGATTCTACGGCGAAGACGATCCCAAGCCCGGTTGGTGGGATCTGATGGTCGGACCGAACAAGCCCATCGACACCAACAAGTATTTCATTATCTGTTCCAACGTCATCGGCGGGTGCATGGGGTCCACAGGCCCGGTGTCCCGCAATCCCGAGACCAACCACCCCTACGGCGCAGCCTTTCCCGTGGTCACCATCGGCGACATGGTCCGCTGCCAGCGTCAACTTATCGATCATCTGGATATCGACACCCTGCTGGCCGTGGTCGGCGGGTCCGTGGGGGGCATGCAGGTTCTGGAATGGTCCGTGCGCTATCCGGACAGAGTGCGCGCAGCCATCCCCCTGGCCACCACCACCAAGCACTCGGCCCAGGCCATCGCCTTCAACGAGGTGGCAAGGCAGGCCATCATGGCCGATCCCAAATGGAACCGGGGGGACTACTACGAGTCCGGCCGCCCCGAACACGGCCTGGCCGTGGCCCGCATGGTCGGGCACATCACCTATCTGTCCGACGAGTCCATGCGCCACAAGTTCGATCGTCGCCTTCAGGACCGGGTGGAACTCTCCTTTGATTTCGAGGCCGATTTCCAGGTGGAAAGCTACCTGCGCTATCAGGGCAACAAGTTCGTGGAGCGGTTCGACGCCAACTCCTTCCTGTACCTGACCAAGGCCGCCGATTATTTCAACCTGGAAAACCAGTACGGTGAAGGCTCCCTGGTGGCCGCCTTTTCCCGCGCGTCCTGCCGCTATCTGGTGGTCTCCTTCACCTCGGACTGGCTCTACCCGACCTATCAGTCAAAGCTCATGGTCAAGGCCATGAAAAAGAACGGCCTGGATGTCAGCTTCTGCGAGATCGAAGCGCCCTGGGGGCACGACGCATTCCTGCTGCCCAACACGCGGTTGAGCGATCTGCTGTCCGGATTTCTTGATAGGATATGCACCCAGTGCCGCATCGGAGAACACGATGAGATTTGA
- the metW gene encoding methionine biosynthesis protein MetW, translating to MRFDLQVIASWIEPGSRVLDLGCRTGSLLAHLTEQKSIIGTGIEIDEDAAGQAIAKGLSVIHGDIYEEIEDYPDNSFDYVILSQALMQVLDPGTLIREMLRVGRLGIVSFPNFTHYRNRLQMLFTGRAPMSKELPYEWHNTPNIRVIPIIDFRRFCKQLNVPIVKEVAISTHHHDEKGKVITFLPNLFATFGIFMLGQSR from the coding sequence ATGAGATTTGATCTTCAGGTCATAGCCTCCTGGATTGAACCGGGCAGCCGGGTGCTGGACCTGGGCTGCCGCACCGGCTCCCTGCTCGCCCACCTGACCGAGCAGAAATCCATCATCGGCACCGGCATCGAGATAGATGAGGACGCCGCAGGCCAGGCCATTGCCAAGGGACTCTCGGTCATTCACGGCGACATCTACGAGGAGATCGAGGACTACCCGGACAACTCCTTTGATTACGTCATCCTGTCCCAGGCGCTCATGCAGGTGCTCGATCCCGGAACCCTGATCCGCGAGATGCTTCGCGTGGGCCGACTCGGCATCGTCTCCTTCCCCAACTTCACCCACTACCGCAACCGGCTCCAGATGCTCTTCACCGGACGCGCGCCCATGTCTAAAGAGCTGCCCTATGAGTGGCACAACACCCCGAACATCCGGGTCATCCCGATCATCGACTTCCGCCGCTTCTGCAAACAGCTGAACGTCCCCATCGTCAAGGAAGTGGCTATTTCCACGCACCACCACGATGAAAAGGGCAAGGTCATCACCTTCCTGCCGAACCTGTTCGCTACGTTTGGGATATTCATGCTCGGACAGAGCCGGTAG
- a CDS encoding polyphosphate polymerase domain-containing protein produces MIKATDGTASYRYERKFTVPLYMVRNLATMLRASSFGFREIFSERHVNNIYYDTPLFRFFSENVQGVPERKKIRIRWYGEAHLPNRCRFEIKRKNGLVGAKDVEQVDCSFDNLNDMPGIENVRVPDIFAHETASVGPTLLNRYRRRYFLSASEQFRATIDYDIFYSHPSAANKNGMGYPDNEAVLELKYDHEFDMDASGVSSELPFSVSKKSKYVTGINMVYGF; encoded by the coding sequence GTGATCAAGGCCACTGACGGCACAGCCTCCTACCGCTACGAGCGAAAATTCACGGTTCCCCTGTACATGGTGCGCAATCTGGCCACCATGTTACGCGCCAGCAGTTTCGGTTTTCGAGAGATTTTTTCCGAGCGCCACGTAAACAACATCTATTATGACACACCGCTGTTCCGCTTCTTCAGTGAAAACGTACAGGGAGTGCCGGAACGAAAAAAGATCCGCATCCGCTGGTACGGCGAGGCGCACTTGCCGAACCGCTGCCGGTTCGAAATCAAACGAAAAAACGGACTGGTGGGGGCCAAGGATGTTGAGCAGGTGGACTGCTCCTTTGACAATCTCAACGATATGCCGGGCATTGAAAACGTCCGAGTACCGGACATTTTTGCCCACGAGACCGCAAGCGTAGGCCCGACCCTCCTGAACAGATACCGGCGACGGTATTTCCTGTCCGCCAGCGAACAGTTCCGGGCCACCATAGATTATGACATTTTCTACAGCCATCCGAGCGCGGCCAACAAAAACGGGATGGGATATCCGGACAACGAGGCCGTACTGGAACTGAAGTACGATCACGAATTCGACATGGATGCATCGGGAGTTTCTTCCGAGCTGCCTTTTTCAGTTTCCAAAAAATCGAAATACGTGACCGGCATCAACATGGTTTACGGCTTTTAA
- a CDS encoding DUF4956 domain-containing protein — protein sequence MTDTLSFNSGKKRFTACLIAALSAMSSVVINNSITHGDLTQLQTSLPIAAGVGVILGLVYYYAMARILPRLHKDHHNELWAGLSWFNLSTVSLWLVLLPLPLYYISFGIGFAFTAGCARLVGSIYTVFGTALSNRKRFANTFVMLAATIMLVITVVKASLALSLGLVGALSIIRFRTAIKEPEELSFLFFTVAIGLGFGAEKFGITLAAFWAICIGFILFRKIRKPNNMDNAYMVTVYGPKSGLLASVTQFLEDHGLTHEFTRLETSEATNHVSFLVEMKNSSVLELLGKKFQDDHPQSNVSIVQARSLF from the coding sequence ATGACCGACACACTTTCATTCAACAGCGGGAAAAAACGCTTTACCGCCTGCCTCATCGCCGCATTGTCTGCAATGTCTTCGGTGGTCATCAACAACTCGATAACCCATGGCGACCTCACGCAATTGCAGACCAGCCTGCCCATCGCAGCCGGAGTCGGTGTCATTTTAGGCCTTGTCTATTATTACGCCATGGCCCGGATTCTTCCCCGTCTGCACAAAGATCATCACAATGAGCTGTGGGCCGGACTATCCTGGTTCAACCTATCGACCGTCAGCCTGTGGCTCGTGCTGCTGCCCTTGCCCTTGTACTATATCAGTTTTGGCATCGGCTTTGCCTTCACAGCCGGCTGCGCACGCCTGGTCGGTTCTATTTACACGGTTTTCGGAACCGCCCTTTCCAACCGCAAGCGTTTTGCCAACACCTTTGTCATGCTGGCGGCGACCATCATGCTCGTCATCACCGTGGTCAAGGCCTCGCTGGCCCTTTCCCTCGGATTGGTCGGCGCCCTGTCCATCATCCGCTTCAGGACGGCCATCAAGGAACCTGAAGAATTGTCCTTCCTCTTTTTTACAGTGGCTATCGGCTTGGGCTTCGGTGCGGAAAAATTCGGCATCACCCTGGCCGCATTCTGGGCCATCTGCATCGGTTTCATCCTGTTCCGCAAGATCAGGAAACCCAACAACATGGACAACGCCTACATGGTCACCGTGTACGGGCCAAAAAGCGGTTTGCTCGCTTCGGTCACCCAGTTTCTGGAAGATCACGGCCTGACCCACGAGTTCACCCGCCTCGAAACCAGCGAAGCCACCAACCACGTCAGTTTTCTCGTGGAGATGAAAAACAGCAGCGTGCTGGAGCTTCTCGGCAAGAAATTTCAGGATGACCACCCGCAATCAAATGTCTCCATTGTCCAGGCACGGAGCCTTTTTTAG